Proteins encoded in a region of the Mucilaginibacter sabulilitoris genome:
- a CDS encoding molybdopterin-dependent oxidoreductase: MKSPFSRKNKKPKRSLTVEQKITRRNFISFSSFIVLSGAAWGGWKWLYNSPEETTSVTAGARKPLRRALNKTELAFRRVFSNNNLVKTYPKDMAAKNVRHNSDIGSGGKIDVDAWRLQVKKQSGEVLKISIDEIKTLPKTDIIYDFKCVEGWDQISHWGGVKFSDFISHYKLDDQAQLEYVGMETPDKEYYVGIDMPSAMHPQTLLAYEVNEQPLPPRHGAPLRLIIPVKYGIKNLKRIGSISFSNNRPRDYWAEQGYDYYSGL; the protein is encoded by the coding sequence ATGAAAAGCCCATTCAGTAGAAAAAACAAGAAGCCCAAAAGGTCGCTTACTGTTGAACAAAAGATCACACGGCGTAACTTTATTTCATTCAGCAGCTTTATTGTATTGTCGGGCGCTGCCTGGGGAGGGTGGAAATGGTTATATAACTCACCTGAAGAAACCACCTCAGTAACCGCGGGTGCGCGCAAACCCTTGCGCCGGGCATTAAATAAAACCGAACTGGCCTTTCGCCGCGTGTTCAGTAACAATAACCTGGTAAAAACCTATCCTAAAGATATGGCTGCCAAAAATGTGCGGCATAACAGCGATATAGGTTCGGGTGGGAAAATTGATGTTGATGCATGGCGGTTGCAGGTAAAAAAGCAATCGGGCGAAGTATTAAAGATTTCGATTGATGAAATAAAAACATTGCCCAAAACCGATATTATATATGATTTTAAATGTGTAGAGGGTTGGGATCAGATATCGCACTGGGGCGGTGTAAAATTCAGCGATTTTATAAGCCATTATAAGCTCGACGACCAGGCCCAACTGGAATATGTAGGCATGGAAACCCCCGATAAGGAATATTATGTGGGTATTGACATGCCAAGCGCTATGCACCCGCAAACCTTACTGGCCTACGAGGTAAATGAACAACCCCTGCCGCCAAGGCATGGGGCTCCTTTAAGGCTGATCATCCCGGTTAAATACGGCATCAAAAACCTGAAACGTATAGGGAGTATCAGCTTTAGCAACAACCGCCCACGCGATTACTGGGCTGAGCAGGGTTATGATTATTATTCGGGTTTGTAA
- a CDS encoding sigma-70 family RNA polymerase sigma factor, whose amino-acid sequence MLTENLLDPHNWVKAHADYLYAFTLSRINSHEQAKDLVQETFLAALQKVEKFEGRSSERTWLTAILKNKIIDVYRKKSSGLGNTIEKNAEEEQRDFFEEDNGHWTEIHQPMPFGIEDHDPLTGKEFNQILQKCMQKLPSLWMSVFTMKHIDDETTDLICNELRVSQANFWVIIHRTKLSLRACLQKNWI is encoded by the coding sequence ATGTTGACCGAAAACTTGCTTGATCCGCATAATTGGGTTAAAGCCCATGCCGATTATTTGTATGCCTTTACCTTGTCGCGCATCAATAGCCATGAACAAGCTAAAGATCTTGTGCAGGAAACCTTTTTAGCCGCCTTGCAAAAAGTCGAAAAATTTGAAGGCAGAAGTTCAGAACGCACCTGGCTAACGGCTATCCTGAAAAATAAGATCATTGATGTTTACCGCAAAAAATCATCCGGATTAGGAAATACTATCGAAAAAAATGCGGAAGAGGAACAACGGGATTTCTTTGAAGAAGATAACGGGCACTGGACCGAAATACATCAACCCATGCCATTTGGTATTGAAGATCATGACCCGCTTACAGGTAAAGAGTTTAATCAAATACTACAAAAGTGCATGCAAAAATTACCCTCGTTATGGATGTCGGTTTTTACCATGAAACATATTGATGACGAGACCACAGATTTAATATGTAATGAACTCAGGGTTAGTCAGGCAAACTTCTGGGTTATTATTCACCGGACCAAACTTAGCCTAAGGGCTTGCCTTCAAAAAAACTGGATTTAA
- a CDS encoding DUF1223 domain-containing protein, protein MKPIKIFTLAASFALSVMILTAFVNRKETSIAKKDVIKPDSKGFAVVELFTSEGCSSCPPADALVARIQKENKDKPVYILAFHVDYWNRLGWKDVFSSADYSKRQNEYAKWLNLQSVYTPQIVVNGQKEFVGSQEGTLRNAITAGLKTGTATTLTLSAQADHNNIRVKYMAADAGKNTSLLLALVQKGAQTSVKKGENSGRTLSHVQIVRSMQKLPLSSGGNASIALPTDFNAQNWEIIGFVQNNENGKILAAAKSGFNATINAHK, encoded by the coding sequence ATGAAACCGATCAAAATATTTACACTTGCCGCCAGCTTTGCATTGTCTGTAATGATTTTAACGGCCTTTGTTAATCGCAAAGAAACGAGTATAGCCAAAAAGGATGTTATAAAACCAGATAGCAAAGGTTTTGCCGTTGTGGAGCTTTTTACGTCGGAAGGTTGTTCAAGCTGCCCGCCGGCTGATGCTCTGGTAGCACGTATACAAAAAGAAAACAAGGATAAGCCGGTTTATATATTGGCTTTTCATGTTGATTACTGGAACCGCCTAGGGTGGAAAGATGTTTTTAGCAGCGCCGATTATTCAAAAAGACAAAATGAATATGCCAAATGGCTAAATCTGCAATCGGTTTATACCCCGCAGATAGTAGTGAATGGTCAGAAAGAATTTGTTGGTTCGCAGGAAGGCACTTTACGTAACGCTATCACCGCCGGATTAAAGACGGGTACAGCTACCACGCTAACACTTAGCGCGCAGGCAGATCATAATAATATCAGAGTAAAATACATGGCTGCGGATGCCGGAAAAAATACCAGCTTGCTTTTGGCGCTGGTGCAGAAGGGGGCACAAACAAGTGTCAAAAAAGGCGAAAATAGTGGGCGTACGTTGTCGCATGTCCAAATTGTACGTAGTATGCAGAAACTGCCTTTGAGTTCAGGCGGAAATGCATCTATCGCCTTGCCGACTGATTTTAATGCGCAAAATTGGGAGATAATAGGTTTTGTTCAAAATAATGAAAACGGTAAAATTTTAGCAGCGGCAAAATCGGGTTTTAACGCGACGATTAATGCCCACAAATAA
- a CDS encoding cytochrome b/b6 domain-containing protein has translation MKVIKEKHPLIMRWTHWVNFPILTIMIWSGMLIYWANDEYKITLFGHTYFSFFPQWFYDKLHIPHRLAEGMAFHFLFMWFFALNGILYVMYTIISGEWRELVPQKKSFKEAWLVLLHDLHIRKMAPPQNKYNAAQRIAYTTIIVMGFGSLITGLAIYKPVQFYYLTWLCGGYHLARIFHFALTIGYVLFFMIHVVQVILAGWNNFRSVISGFEVINEKPKPIIEPNTPADEKPIQ, from the coding sequence ATGAAAGTAATTAAAGAAAAACACCCCTTAATAATGCGTTGGACGCATTGGGTAAACTTTCCGATATTAACGATCATGATCTGGAGCGGCATGCTCATTTACTGGGCCAACGACGAATATAAGATCACCCTGTTTGGGCATACTTACTTCAGCTTTTTTCCGCAATGGTTTTACGATAAACTGCACATACCGCATCGCCTGGCCGAAGGCATGGCCTTCCATTTTTTGTTTATGTGGTTTTTTGCCCTTAACGGTATTTTGTATGTGATGTACACCATAATATCGGGCGAGTGGCGGGAGCTTGTGCCACAAAAAAAATCGTTTAAAGAAGCCTGGCTAGTGTTGCTGCATGATTTGCATATCCGTAAAATGGCGCCGCCTCAAAACAAATATAACGCTGCCCAGCGCATTGCCTATACTACCATTATTGTGATGGGTTTTGGCTCGTTAATAACCGGACTGGCTATTTATAAACCGGTACAGTTTTACTATTTAACATGGCTTTGTGGCGGGTATCATTTGGCCCGTATATTTCATTTTGCGCTAACCATTGGTTATGTGCTTTTCTTCATGATCCATGTGGTGCAGGTAATACTTGCCGGGTGGAACAATTTCAGATCGGTTATTTCCGGGTTTGAAGTTATAAATGAGAAACCTAAACCAATTATTGAACCCAACACCCCAGCCGATGAAAAGCCCATTCAGTAG